In Pedobacter sp. W3I1, one DNA window encodes the following:
- a CDS encoding tetratricopeptide repeat protein, whose amino-acid sequence MNRLFFIIFLFLSLGANAQIFRPNQQIAPDESSLAIQYYQDGDYEKAVILLEKLYAIPNNEAYFDIYFNTLVKLKRYDVAEKVVKREIKKNSQNDVYPIALGKLYQEKGDVPAANKIFTEVINKLPKDEFKIRNLANSFYRFENYDYAVQTFKQGRKLLGNDQMFAFELLNMYRFKKDKPMLMQEYLDALGTMPQLLPQAEAVLSSIFEDKNDYQTFQAAILRKVQKEPDAEIYIQLLTWNYIQQQEFDMALRQLIAYDKRTKADGGTLFNAIYTFVDNGAYETAIKAYDYLLTKGKDNQYYLPSKIEMLNTKYNLRTNGKYTVADLDLLAKDYQALLEENGKNRNTLFAIKKLANLQAYYLNQPGSAEKELEEAIKMPGINDQDLGQLKLDLGDIYILTNQPWEAFLVYEQVSKQFEGQPVGNEARFRSAKLSFYQGNFEYSNGQCLVLKAATSQLIANDALNLSLLINDNIQTPADSNALKMYADAEMLLFRNLPERAVKKMDSIAIAFPQNSLTDAIMMSKARIFIKANDYQKAADILKKVTEDFKDGIWTDDALFTLGDLYEKKLNDIAQAKIYFQKLITDYPGSMFSAEARKRFRNLRGDGV is encoded by the coding sequence ATGAACCGCTTGTTTTTCATTATATTCTTATTCCTATCGCTTGGGGCCAATGCACAAATCTTCCGCCCCAATCAGCAGATTGCACCCGATGAAAGTAGTCTGGCTATCCAATACTATCAGGATGGAGATTATGAAAAGGCAGTTATTTTACTGGAAAAACTCTATGCCATCCCCAATAACGAAGCCTATTTCGATATTTATTTTAATACATTGGTAAAATTGAAGCGTTATGATGTTGCAGAGAAGGTGGTTAAAAGGGAAATCAAAAAAAATTCGCAAAACGATGTTTATCCAATCGCATTGGGCAAGCTTTATCAGGAGAAGGGTGATGTACCGGCAGCAAACAAGATTTTTACTGAGGTAATTAATAAACTTCCGAAAGATGAATTTAAAATCAGGAATTTAGCCAATAGCTTTTACCGGTTCGAAAATTACGACTATGCGGTACAAACCTTTAAACAGGGACGCAAACTCTTAGGTAACGATCAAATGTTTGCCTTTGAGTTATTAAACATGTACCGTTTTAAAAAGGATAAACCCATGCTTATGCAGGAGTATCTTGATGCACTTGGAACAATGCCACAACTTTTACCCCAGGCTGAAGCTGTACTATCTTCTATTTTTGAAGATAAAAACGATTATCAAACCTTTCAGGCGGCCATTTTAAGAAAAGTACAGAAAGAGCCTGATGCAGAAATTTATATTCAGCTGCTTACCTGGAACTATATTCAGCAACAGGAATTTGATATGGCCCTGCGCCAGCTAATTGCGTACGATAAACGTACTAAAGCTGATGGGGGCACCTTATTTAATGCGATCTATACCTTTGTTGATAATGGCGCCTATGAAACAGCGATTAAAGCCTACGATTATCTGCTAACCAAAGGAAAGGATAACCAGTATTATCTACCTTCAAAAATAGAAATGCTGAATACCAAATATAACCTGCGTACCAACGGGAAATATACCGTTGCCGACCTTGATCTGCTAGCGAAAGATTATCAGGCATTATTGGAAGAAAATGGCAAGAACAGGAATACACTTTTTGCCATAAAAAAACTGGCAAACTTGCAGGCTTATTATTTAAATCAACCTGGCAGCGCAGAAAAAGAACTGGAAGAAGCGATAAAAATGCCAGGCATTAACGATCAGGACTTAGGCCAGCTAAAACTCGATTTAGGCGATATTTACATTTTAACCAACCAACCCTGGGAAGCTTTTTTAGTGTACGAGCAGGTAAGCAAACAGTTTGAAGGCCAACCTGTTGGAAATGAAGCGCGCTTCAGGAGCGCTAAACTTTCCTTTTATCAGGGTAATTTCGAATACAGCAATGGTCAATGCCTGGTTTTAAAGGCCGCAACTTCGCAACTCATTGCAAACGATGCCTTGAACCTGAGTTTGCTGATTAACGATAATATTCAAACCCCTGCAGATAGCAATGCACTAAAAATGTATGCTGATGCAGAGATGCTTTTATTTAGAAACCTTCCTGAACGTGCAGTTAAAAAAATGGATAGTATTGCGATAGCCTTTCCACAAAATAGCCTGACCGATGCGATAATGATGAGCAAAGCAAGGATTTTCATTAAAGCCAACGATTATCAAAAAGCAGCCGATATCTTAAAAAAAGTAACTGAAGATTTTAAAGATGGTATCTGGACGGATGATGCCCTTTTTACCTTAGGCGATCTTTATGAAAAGAAATTGAACGACATTGCACAGGCTAAAATTTATTTCCAGAAACTAATTACTGATTACCCCGGAAGCATGTTCAGTGCTGAAGCCAGAAAAAGATTTAGAAATTTACGCGGTGACGGGGTTTGA